From a single Pyxidicoccus xibeiensis genomic region:
- a CDS encoding flavin reductase family protein: MTQSTSEGVAPSGFRDAMAQWASGVAVVAVRDAEGLAATTVSSFSSLSLEPPLVVVALSERSRTLKRVEAAGRFTVSVLSVAQREVAVKCAKGEAEDAAFDEGAFVRDGLAGLSCTVEAVHRYGDHLLLVGRVTEVRRGEEQEPLLYWSRAYRAVSELPSAGTENVPK; encoded by the coding sequence ATGACTCAGAGCACTTCGGAGGGGGTGGCCCCGTCCGGCTTCCGGGACGCGATGGCACAGTGGGCGAGCGGCGTGGCCGTGGTCGCGGTCCGTGATGCTGAGGGGCTGGCGGCCACGACGGTGAGCTCGTTCAGCTCGCTCTCGCTGGAGCCGCCGCTCGTGGTGGTCGCCCTGTCGGAGCGCTCGAGGACCTTGAAGCGGGTGGAGGCCGCAGGGCGCTTCACCGTGAGCGTGCTGTCGGTCGCCCAGCGGGAGGTCGCGGTGAAGTGCGCGAAGGGCGAGGCGGAGGACGCGGCGTTCGATGAAGGCGCCTTCGTCCGGGACGGCCTGGCCGGCCTGTCGTGCACGGTGGAGGCCGTGCACCGCTACGGAGACCACCTGCTGCTCGTCGGCCGTGTCACGGAAGTGCGGCGAGGGGAGGAGCAGGAGCCGCTCCTCTACTGGAGCCGCGCGTATCGCGCCGTGTCGGAGCTGCCTTCGGCCGGAACGGAGAACGTCCCGAAGTAG
- a CDS encoding DUF4255 domain-containing protein, with protein sequence MSNHLAIATVTSALRHLLLKGLQSAPWGFEYEVGVTFNSPEFARPQAMDSIDQLNLFLYQAVPNAAWRNEALPSQVKRGEQGFPPLALDLYYLLTVYTPNDDGLEAHRLLGRALSVLHDHTILSASELQAALPHSDVHEQVERIRLTPHVPSVEEMSKLWSMFQKPYRLSMAWQASVVLIDSTRPARAALPVLTRGTANTGITVQPDLTPVTPGLESLSFPHQQPGPRLGDVISITGHRLTDGPARVALTHSRWSGPQYFTPGPVSARSASFTLPADASAQASLPAGVYTLALALTRQPGESEYVTNALPFMLAPVLQSISPTQGSPNGDGILPLTATVSPQVRPDQRVSLIVGDREFKAEALAVQGSTLSFTLKGLTPGKYRLRLRVDGVDSLVVDRASTPPKFVGPELEVT encoded by the coding sequence GTGAGCAACCATCTCGCCATCGCCACCGTCACCTCGGCGCTCCGGCACCTGCTGCTCAAGGGCCTCCAGAGCGCGCCCTGGGGCTTCGAGTACGAGGTGGGCGTCACGTTCAACTCGCCCGAGTTCGCGCGTCCTCAGGCGATGGACAGCATCGACCAGCTCAACCTCTTCCTCTACCAGGCCGTCCCCAACGCCGCCTGGCGCAACGAGGCCCTCCCCAGTCAGGTGAAGCGCGGGGAGCAGGGCTTTCCGCCGCTGGCGCTCGACCTCTACTACCTCCTCACCGTCTACACCCCGAATGACGACGGGCTCGAGGCGCACCGGCTCCTCGGCCGCGCGCTCAGCGTGCTGCACGACCACACCATCCTCAGCGCCAGCGAGCTCCAGGCCGCGCTGCCCCACTCCGACGTGCACGAGCAGGTGGAGCGCATCCGCCTGACGCCCCACGTCCCCTCGGTGGAGGAGATGTCGAAGCTCTGGAGCATGTTCCAGAAGCCATACCGGCTGTCGATGGCGTGGCAGGCATCCGTCGTGCTCATCGACAGCACCCGGCCCGCGCGCGCCGCGCTGCCCGTGCTCACCCGGGGCACGGCCAACACGGGCATCACCGTCCAGCCGGACCTCACGCCCGTCACTCCGGGACTGGAGTCGCTCTCCTTCCCGCACCAGCAGCCGGGCCCGCGCCTGGGTGACGTCATCTCCATCACCGGCCACCGGCTCACGGACGGGCCGGCGCGCGTCGCCCTCACCCACAGCCGGTGGAGCGGCCCGCAGTACTTCACTCCGGGCCCGGTCTCCGCCCGCTCCGCCTCCTTCACCCTGCCCGCGGACGCCTCGGCCCAGGCCAGCCTGCCCGCAGGCGTCTACACCCTGGCGCTCGCCCTCACCCGCCAGCCCGGTGAGTCCGAGTACGTCACCAACGCGCTCCCGTTCATGCTCGCGCCCGTCCTCCAGTCCATCTCCCCCACGCAGGGGAGCCCGAATGGTGACGGCATCCTCCCGCTGACGGCGACGGTGTCACCCCAGGTCCGTCCGGACCAGCGCGTGTCCCTCATCGTCGGAGACAGGGAGTTCAAGGCCGAAGCGCTCGCGGTGCAGGGCTCCACGCTGTCCTTCACGCTCAAGGGCCTCACCCCCGGGAAGTACCGGCTGCGGCTGCGCGTGGACGGCGTGGACAGCCTCGTCGTCGACCGCGCCTCCACGCCCCCGAAGTTCGTCGGGCCCGAGCTGGAGGTGACATGA
- a CDS encoding acyltransferase — protein MHSLTESLHACMEPLRFLRSDGARVVDAVRGRGARFPRASALADPSLWAVGLLRVGAVLRRGVGTSLGLSTLLRLGFHIDVWTDDIGPGLRLPHPFNIVIGDGVKIGPECTILHGVTVQRGAGTRIGSKVVLANGTTVLAGAKVGDGCLVGAASVVRGEIPAASVAVGMPARVVRAPRPGETAP, from the coding sequence ATGCACTCGCTCACCGAATCATTACACGCCTGCATGGAGCCGCTGCGCTTCCTGCGTTCGGATGGGGCCCGCGTGGTGGACGCGGTCCGGGGCCGCGGCGCACGCTTCCCCAGAGCCTCGGCGCTCGCGGATCCATCCTTGTGGGCGGTGGGCCTGCTCCGGGTGGGGGCGGTGCTCCGGCGGGGGGTGGGCACGTCGCTGGGCCTGTCCACGTTGCTGCGCCTGGGCTTTCACATCGACGTGTGGACGGATGACATCGGCCCCGGGCTGAGGCTGCCGCACCCCTTCAACATCGTCATCGGAGACGGGGTGAAGATTGGTCCGGAGTGCACCATCCTCCACGGCGTCACCGTCCAACGGGGCGCAGGCACGCGCATCGGCAGCAAGGTGGTGCTGGCCAACGGGACGACGGTGCTGGCCGGAGCGAAGGTAGGAGACGGGTGCCTGGTGGGCGCGGCCAGCGTGGTGCGCGGTGAGATTCCGGCGGCGTCCGTGGCGGTGGGCATGCCTGCGCGAGTGGTGAGGGCGCCCCGCCCCGGGGAGACGGCGCCATGA
- a CDS encoding phage tail protein, with translation MATFSVNTHRLDPYKNFKFRVKWDGRYVAGVSKVGALKRTTEVVKHRDGGDPSTSRKSPGRSEYEAVTLERGVTHDTEFEKWANKVWNLGSGLGSEVSLKDFRKDIIIELYNEAGQLVLSYKLFRCWVSEFQAVPELDANANAIAIQTLKLENEGWERDYEVKEPAEPSFGEPE, from the coding sequence ATGGCGACTTTCAGTGTGAACACGCACCGGCTCGACCCCTACAAGAACTTCAAGTTCCGCGTGAAGTGGGACGGGCGCTATGTGGCCGGCGTCAGCAAGGTGGGCGCCCTCAAGCGCACCACCGAGGTGGTCAAGCACCGCGACGGCGGCGACCCCAGCACCAGCCGCAAGTCCCCCGGCCGCTCCGAGTACGAGGCCGTCACGCTCGAGCGCGGCGTCACCCACGACACCGAGTTCGAGAAGTGGGCCAACAAGGTCTGGAACCTGGGCTCCGGCCTGGGCTCCGAGGTGTCCCTCAAGGACTTCCGCAAGGACATCATCATCGAGCTGTACAACGAGGCCGGGCAGCTGGTGCTCTCGTACAAGCTCTTCCGCTGCTGGGTGTCCGAGTTCCAGGCCGTCCCCGAGCTGGATGCCAACGCCAACGCCATCGCCATCCAGACGCTCAAGCTGGAGAACGAAGGCTGGGAGCGGGACTACGAGGTGAAGGAGCCGGCCGAGCCCAGCTTCGGTGAGCCTGAATGA
- a CDS encoding lipopolysaccharide biosynthesis protein produces MFADLLLSCARHVMQIVAGLATVALVVRVLGPESLGAWVVLGTTGFLVGLSDLGLSIAVQRTAARQDVAATRQVVRLAVLVVTIVCPFLCACAYAFFLHLPAASEALRADVALAAIPVLVAGLAGSLAAPLRSFLLMRGGFTPLAWTRAASAAVQIALTAAVLLATRSLLGPALGLLAGAVLELLLLAVASRNADPHLDLRPGWPVDPAQARDAFRQGAAALALNIGVAAAIRADALILTSYTSLGTVGAYQVASRAVDQIYVFAKQTSAWLLHRLGDPNHRPGALRLGTAVLGSLVSSGVIALAFDGAALLEAWVGALAHDPVTALVVGLLGTAALIAAAVEMASATLAVSGATPWDVTIPVILGHALNVTVSLVGVSYGGVWAVAGGTVCGNVLIALLVWGKVRALVHWPLREVLWTLAPVGAAGLVSLAVGWGLAPLASRGPLASALVCSLVTLLGTGMALLIWWRRHVLLVAAAPAPPEGASAYVPSP; encoded by the coding sequence ATGTTTGCCGACCTGCTTTTGTCGTGCGCTCGGCACGTCATGCAGATCGTGGCGGGGCTGGCGACGGTTGCTCTGGTGGTTCGCGTGCTCGGCCCGGAGAGCCTCGGCGCCTGGGTCGTCCTTGGAACCACGGGCTTCCTCGTCGGGTTATCGGATCTCGGCCTCAGCATCGCCGTACAGCGCACGGCGGCCAGGCAGGACGTCGCCGCCACGCGCCAGGTCGTGCGCCTCGCGGTGCTGGTGGTGACAATTGTCTGTCCGTTCCTGTGCGCCTGTGCCTACGCGTTCTTTCTTCACCTTCCGGCAGCCTCCGAGGCACTCCGGGCGGATGTGGCCCTTGCCGCGATTCCCGTTCTCGTCGCGGGGCTGGCGGGCTCGCTGGCGGCACCGCTGCGCTCGTTCCTGCTGATGCGTGGGGGCTTCACCCCACTCGCCTGGACGCGCGCCGCCTCGGCCGCGGTCCAGATCGCGCTGACCGCAGCGGTGCTGCTCGCCACGCGCTCGTTGCTCGGTCCGGCGCTGGGGCTGCTCGCGGGAGCCGTCCTGGAGCTCCTGCTCCTCGCGGTTGCCTCCAGGAACGCTGACCCACACCTGGACCTCCGCCCTGGCTGGCCGGTGGACCCGGCCCAGGCGCGCGACGCCTTCCGGCAGGGCGCCGCGGCCCTGGCGTTGAACATCGGAGTCGCTGCGGCCATCCGCGCGGACGCCCTCATCCTGACCAGCTACACCTCCCTGGGCACGGTGGGCGCATATCAGGTGGCGTCCCGGGCAGTGGATCAGATCTACGTGTTCGCGAAACAGACGAGCGCATGGCTCCTCCACCGGCTTGGAGATCCCAATCATCGCCCCGGCGCGCTGCGCCTGGGTACGGCCGTTCTCGGTTCGTTGGTATCCAGCGGGGTGATTGCGCTGGCCTTTGATGGGGCCGCCCTGCTGGAGGCCTGGGTGGGCGCGCTCGCGCACGACCCCGTTACCGCGCTGGTGGTGGGCCTGCTGGGGACGGCGGCGCTCATCGCGGCCGCCGTGGAGATGGCGTCCGCGACCCTGGCCGTGAGCGGCGCAACCCCGTGGGATGTGACCATCCCCGTGATTCTTGGCCACGCGCTGAACGTCACCGTGTCCCTGGTCGGGGTGAGCTACGGCGGTGTCTGGGCCGTTGCCGGAGGCACGGTCTGCGGAAACGTGCTCATCGCCCTGCTCGTCTGGGGCAAGGTCCGCGCACTGGTCCATTGGCCTCTCCGGGAAGTGCTCTGGACGCTGGCCCCGGTTGGAGCGGCGGGACTCGTGTCGCTCGCCGTGGGCTGGGGGCTCGCGCCGCTGGCCTCGCGTGGCCCGCTGGCGAGCGCTCTCGTTTGCTCGCTCGTCACGCTGCTCGGAACCGGGATGGCGCTCCTCATCTGGTGGCGGCGGCACGTGCTCCTCGTGGCGGCAGCCCCAGCGCCGCCGGAGGGTGCGTCTGCGTACGTGCCCTCTCCTTGA
- a CDS encoding glycosyltransferase family 4 protein: protein MRLAIALGGTDWGRSGIGTYVRAMLPRLTRGLAETEGRLVALGTARDFAAYEGELGDAERAAVPDAVDRPALSAAWYLARCGAHARSAGADVLLLPAANRRVALRPGLPTVGVVHDLAQFTVPDKYDRLRTTYVRWLLPKALRSFEALAAVSHATRRDMASFLSCAPQRIHVIPNGVDADRFASTDGTRATVVRERLGLTAPYLLYLSRLEHPGKNHLRLLRAFAASPVRQDHQLVLAGADWGAEGLIREELQRLGLQERVRMLGYVEDGLIPGLVAGAEAIIAVGLCEGFGLPALEAIAAGKPVLAARAGALPEVVGDLGVLCDPLDEQDMAAAMMRLVRDEPLAARVHREGPGHARQRSWDRTSDDLLALCHSVGGAR, encoded by the coding sequence ATGAGACTGGCCATCGCGCTGGGCGGAACGGACTGGGGACGCTCGGGCATCGGCACGTACGTGCGCGCGATGTTGCCACGGCTGACACGTGGGCTGGCAGAGACCGAGGGGCGACTGGTGGCGCTCGGCACGGCCCGGGACTTCGCCGCCTATGAGGGCGAGCTGGGGGACGCGGAGCGCGCCGCGGTGCCAGACGCCGTCGACAGGCCGGCGCTGAGTGCTGCGTGGTACCTCGCCCGGTGCGGGGCGCACGCCCGCTCGGCTGGCGCGGACGTGCTGCTGCTCCCCGCGGCCAACCGCCGGGTGGCGCTGCGCCCTGGCCTGCCCACGGTGGGGGTGGTGCATGACCTCGCCCAGTTCACCGTGCCGGACAAGTACGACCGGCTCCGCACCACGTACGTGCGCTGGCTGTTACCGAAGGCGCTGAGGTCCTTCGAGGCCCTGGCCGCCGTGAGTCATGCCACCCGAAGGGACATGGCGAGCTTCCTCTCCTGCGCGCCCCAGCGGATCCACGTCATCCCCAACGGCGTGGACGCCGACCGCTTCGCTTCCACGGATGGCACCCGCGCCACCGTGGTTCGCGAGCGCCTGGGCCTGACGGCGCCATACCTGCTGTACCTGTCGCGACTGGAGCACCCGGGGAAGAACCACTTGCGGCTGCTGCGGGCCTTCGCCGCGTCCCCGGTGCGGCAGGACCATCAGCTGGTGCTGGCCGGTGCGGACTGGGGTGCCGAGGGACTCATCCGGGAGGAGCTCCAGCGGCTGGGCCTCCAGGAGCGCGTGAGGATGCTGGGCTACGTGGAGGATGGCCTCATCCCGGGCCTGGTGGCGGGCGCGGAGGCCATCATCGCGGTGGGGCTGTGCGAGGGCTTTGGCCTACCGGCGCTGGAGGCCATCGCCGCGGGCAAGCCCGTGCTGGCGGCCCGGGCGGGCGCGCTACCCGAGGTGGTGGGCGACCTGGGGGTGCTGTGCGATCCGCTCGACGAGCAGGACATGGCGGCGGCGATGATGCGGCTGGTGCGGGACGAGCCGTTGGCCGCGCGCGTGCACCGCGAGGGCCCCGGGCACGCCCGGCAGCGCAGTTGGGACCGCACGAGTGACGACCTGCTGGCCCTGTGCCACTCCGTGGGAGGCGCACGATGA
- a CDS encoding WecB/TagA/CpsF family glycosyltransferase, which translates to MKSPLPRAPLSDVLRGRAPLVGARFNEVLPRGYLSPVEARWLLGLPYSDLAAEEARYLEGRTPATDFGVMLRTSVARALAPPEGARPEVRPWIVSARVDNLTLDQAVEHLFTTGQGGRAKLVSIVHPHALNLAARDKVLARMLAEADLVLPDGIGIRVGAALLGVAMRHNLNGTDLLPRLCEEASARECPMVLVGAAPGVADACAQKLREAHPALALPIVSHGFLTHDGSLALAESILGLGRCLVLVGMGSPRQELWAREYLSGAAQAVILTVGGLFDFYSGRRPRAPITWRELGLEWLYRLLQEPRRMAARYLLGNPLFLLRILWQKVR; encoded by the coding sequence ATGAAGAGCCCCCTGCCCCGTGCCCCGCTGAGCGATGTGCTGCGCGGGCGGGCCCCACTGGTGGGCGCCCGCTTCAACGAGGTGCTGCCGCGCGGCTACCTCTCGCCGGTGGAGGCGCGCTGGCTGCTCGGCCTGCCCTATAGCGACCTCGCCGCCGAAGAGGCGCGCTATCTCGAGGGCCGCACCCCGGCGACGGACTTCGGTGTGATGCTGCGCACCTCCGTGGCCCGCGCCCTGGCGCCGCCCGAAGGCGCCAGACCCGAAGTGCGCCCGTGGATCGTCTCCGCGCGTGTGGACAACCTCACCCTCGATCAAGCAGTGGAGCACCTCTTCACGACGGGGCAAGGCGGCCGGGCGAAGCTGGTGTCCATCGTGCACCCGCACGCGTTGAACCTGGCGGCCCGCGACAAGGTGCTCGCGCGGATGCTGGCCGAGGCGGACCTGGTGCTGCCGGACGGCATCGGCATCCGGGTGGGCGCGGCGCTGCTCGGGGTTGCCATGCGCCACAACCTCAACGGCACGGACCTTCTGCCGCGGCTGTGCGAGGAGGCGTCAGCTCGCGAGTGTCCCATGGTGCTGGTGGGGGCAGCCCCCGGTGTGGCGGACGCCTGTGCGCAGAAACTGCGGGAGGCCCACCCGGCCCTGGCACTGCCCATCGTCTCGCACGGCTTCCTCACCCATGACGGCTCCCTGGCGCTGGCGGAGTCCATCTTGGGGCTGGGGCGCTGTCTGGTGCTGGTGGGCATGGGCAGCCCGCGGCAGGAGCTGTGGGCGCGCGAGTACCTCTCGGGGGCCGCGCAGGCCGTCATCCTCACCGTGGGCGGGCTGTTCGACTTCTACTCGGGCCGGAGACCACGCGCGCCCATCACCTGGCGGGAGTTGGGCCTGGAGTGGCTCTACCGGCTCCTCCAGGAACCCCGCCGGATGGCCGCCCGTTACCTCCTCGGCAACCCGCTCTTCCTGCTCCGCATCCTCTGGCAGAAGGTGCGGTGA
- a CDS encoding superoxide dismutase, whose product MPFTLPDLPYKKDALAPHISAETLEFHHGKHHAAYVTNLNKLLEGKPQANQTLEEVILASDGAVFNNAAQVWNHTFYWHCMRPDGGGRPTGELAEAIARDFGSFEKFREEFANAAATQFGSGWAWLVLEKGKLAVTKTGNADLPMKHGQKALLTIDVWEHAYYVDFRNARPKYIDTFLEKLVNWEFVSENFKGR is encoded by the coding sequence ATGCCATTCACGCTGCCGGACCTGCCGTACAAGAAGGATGCGCTGGCCCCTCACATCAGCGCGGAGACGCTGGAGTTCCACCACGGCAAGCACCACGCCGCGTACGTGACGAACCTGAACAAGCTGCTGGAGGGCAAGCCCCAGGCGAACCAGACGCTGGAGGAGGTCATCCTCGCGAGCGACGGTGCCGTGTTCAACAACGCGGCCCAGGTGTGGAACCACACGTTCTACTGGCACTGCATGAGGCCGGATGGGGGAGGGCGCCCGACGGGGGAGCTGGCGGAGGCCATTGCCCGCGACTTCGGCTCGTTCGAGAAGTTCCGTGAGGAGTTCGCGAACGCCGCGGCGACGCAGTTCGGCTCGGGCTGGGCCTGGCTGGTGCTGGAGAAGGGCAAGCTGGCGGTGACGAAGACGGGCAACGCCGACCTGCCGATGAAGCACGGCCAGAAGGCGCTGCTGACCATCGACGTGTGGGAGCACGCGTACTACGTGGACTTCCGCAACGCGCGTCCCAAGTACATCGACACGTTCCTCGAGAAGCTCGTGAACTGGGAGTTCGTGAGCGAGAACTTCAAGGGGCGCTAA
- the folD gene encoding bifunctional methylenetetrahydrofolate dehydrogenase/methenyltetrahydrofolate cyclohydrolase FolD, whose protein sequence is MARIIDGTEISRVMRAEMAQQVAALLAVGVTPGLSVVLVGNNPASQAYVASKTRACETLGMRGQTLNLPEDVSKDELFAVIDRLNADPAVHGILVQLPLPAHLPYKAVLEHIHPDKDVDGFHPQNAGLAFVGDPRAFVPCTPAGIMEMIRREGISTRGKHVVIVGRSLIVSKPLASLLMAPGPDATVTLTHRHTPDLASFTRQADILIVAVGKQNLITADMVKPGVVVIDVGQNRIPDESSPRGYRMVGDVDFTGVSEKAEAITPVPGGVGPMTITMLLANTIQAARQLHESRGAQR, encoded by the coding sequence ATGGCGCGGATCATCGATGGAACCGAGATCAGTCGGGTAATGAGGGCGGAGATGGCCCAGCAGGTGGCGGCGCTCCTGGCCGTCGGAGTGACACCCGGACTCTCCGTGGTGCTCGTGGGCAACAACCCGGCGAGCCAGGCCTACGTGGCCAGCAAGACGCGGGCGTGCGAGACCCTTGGCATGCGGGGTCAGACGCTCAACCTGCCCGAGGACGTCTCCAAGGACGAGCTGTTCGCGGTCATCGACCGCCTGAACGCCGACCCGGCAGTGCATGGCATCCTGGTGCAGCTCCCGCTCCCGGCGCACCTGCCCTACAAAGCCGTGCTGGAGCACATCCACCCGGACAAGGACGTGGACGGCTTCCACCCGCAGAACGCGGGGCTGGCCTTCGTGGGCGACCCGCGTGCCTTCGTGCCCTGCACCCCGGCCGGAATCATGGAGATGATCCGCCGCGAGGGCATCTCCACCCGGGGCAAGCACGTGGTCATCGTGGGACGCAGCCTCATCGTCAGCAAGCCGCTGGCCTCGCTGCTGATGGCCCCCGGCCCCGACGCCACGGTCACCCTCACCCACCGGCACACGCCGGACCTCGCCTCATTCACGCGGCAGGCGGACATCCTCATCGTCGCGGTGGGAAAGCAGAACCTCATCACCGCGGACATGGTCAAGCCGGGGGTGGTGGTCATCGACGTGGGCCAGAACCGCATCCCCGACGAGAGCTCTCCGCGCGGCTACCGGATGGTCGGGGACGTGGACTTCACCGGAGTGAGCGAGAAGGCCGAGGCCATCACGCCCGTTCCAGGCGGCGTGGGCCCGATGACCATCACGATGCTGCTCGCGAACACCATCCAGGCCGCACGCCAGCTGCACGAGTCCCGGGGAGCCCAGCGGTAG
- a CDS encoding phage tail sheath family protein: MTAFVGFTTQGPINKPIQVHNFGDFEREFGGLGRESEVSYAVRQFFLNGGSDAWVIRTSDGASKAAVTLRNPTNASAHGGVLTVTATTEGAWGNSLRIDVDYDTNNPDSSFNLSVTEYKSNGTQLVANRTESHRNLSMDSSSAQYAVSTINNNSALIRLSRDARVDSALLGGLPSGWSESGDLTSLNLADLDATHNSIAISINGDPATVIPIFDPSSPPADLGDIADFIVARVRTIKPGNAAYTGFNGEKLATANRLRFTAGPVAGAGQERSSVRISSAPQQDASRLLKLGQGNGGREADASAALRPAPAGNISRDLSTVSLANLPTHTVQLTVATSVSSTSTQFSLASSKATYTLDELGELANTLQALIRASSAVPAFSKATVRVVGKRLQVVSGIGTTDALLTFTDQLPGGQTDGLAGRLGLDDNRNVQRYSVGMGAAQGQQAGAVPGTDGVPPGASQLIGSEQNKTGLYALEDVNLVNLLCIPRTADLSESEGLAVISAATAYCTKRRAFFLVDPPTVRTQISHAANGIKEWVTDKLTPERNAAVYWPNVLVPDPLDNYRLRSLPPSGTLAGLYSRTDSARGVWKAPAGTEATLINVQGLAYNVTDAENGVLNPLGINCLRSLPVYGRIAWGARTTRGADQQADEYKYIPIRRLALFIEESLYRGTQWVVFEPNDEPLWSQIRLNLGTFMHNLFRQGAFQGKSPREAYFVKCDAETTTQADINRGIVNIVVGFAPLKPAEFVIIQLQQIAGQLEA, from the coding sequence GTGACGGCCTTCGTGGGCTTCACCACCCAGGGCCCCATCAACAAGCCCATCCAGGTCCACAACTTCGGGGACTTCGAGCGCGAGTTCGGCGGCCTCGGACGTGAGAGCGAGGTCAGCTACGCCGTCCGCCAGTTCTTCCTCAACGGCGGCAGCGATGCGTGGGTGATTCGCACCTCCGATGGCGCCTCCAAGGCCGCCGTCACCCTGCGCAACCCCACCAATGCCAGCGCCCACGGCGGCGTGCTCACCGTCACCGCCACCACCGAGGGCGCGTGGGGCAACTCGCTCCGCATCGACGTCGACTACGACACCAACAACCCGGACTCGTCGTTCAACCTCTCCGTCACCGAGTACAAGTCCAACGGCACCCAGCTGGTGGCCAACCGGACGGAGTCGCACCGCAACCTGAGCATGGACTCCAGCTCCGCTCAGTACGCGGTCAGCACCATCAACAACAACTCCGCCCTCATCCGCCTCTCCCGGGACGCGCGCGTCGACTCCGCGCTGCTCGGCGGCCTCCCCTCGGGCTGGAGCGAGTCCGGCGACCTCACCAGCCTCAACCTCGCCGACCTCGACGCGACGCACAACTCCATCGCCATCTCCATCAACGGCGACCCGGCCACCGTCATCCCCATCTTCGACCCCTCCAGCCCTCCGGCCGACCTGGGTGACATCGCCGACTTCATCGTCGCGCGAGTCAGGACCATCAAGCCCGGCAACGCGGCCTACACGGGCTTCAACGGCGAGAAGCTGGCCACCGCCAACCGCCTGCGCTTCACCGCGGGCCCCGTCGCTGGCGCAGGCCAGGAGCGCTCGTCCGTGCGCATCTCCAGCGCGCCCCAGCAGGACGCCTCGCGGCTGCTGAAGCTGGGTCAGGGCAACGGCGGCCGGGAGGCCGACGCCAGCGCCGCCCTGCGCCCCGCGCCCGCCGGCAACATCTCCAGGGACCTCAGCACCGTCAGCCTGGCCAACCTGCCCACGCACACCGTGCAGCTGACCGTCGCCACCAGCGTCTCCTCCACCTCCACGCAGTTCAGCCTTGCCAGCTCGAAGGCCACCTACACCCTCGACGAGCTCGGCGAGCTGGCCAACACCCTCCAGGCCCTCATCCGCGCCTCCAGCGCCGTGCCCGCCTTCTCCAAGGCCACCGTGCGCGTCGTCGGCAAGCGCCTTCAGGTGGTCTCCGGCATCGGCACCACGGACGCGCTGCTCACGTTCACCGACCAGCTCCCCGGCGGCCAGACGGACGGCCTCGCCGGGCGGCTGGGCCTCGACGACAACCGCAACGTCCAGCGCTACTCGGTGGGCATGGGCGCCGCACAGGGCCAGCAGGCCGGCGCCGTGCCCGGCACCGACGGCGTGCCGCCCGGTGCCAGCCAGCTCATCGGCAGCGAGCAGAACAAGACAGGCCTGTACGCGCTGGAGGACGTCAACCTCGTCAACCTCCTCTGCATCCCCCGCACCGCGGACCTGAGCGAGAGCGAGGGCCTGGCGGTCATCTCCGCCGCCACCGCCTACTGCACGAAGCGCCGGGCCTTCTTCCTGGTGGACCCGCCCACGGTCCGCACGCAGATCTCCCACGCGGCCAACGGCATCAAGGAGTGGGTCACCGACAAGCTGACGCCCGAGCGCAACGCGGCCGTGTACTGGCCCAACGTCCTCGTGCCGGACCCGCTCGACAACTACCGCCTGCGCAGCCTGCCGCCGTCCGGCACCCTGGCCGGCCTGTACTCGCGCACCGACAGCGCCCGCGGCGTCTGGAAGGCGCCCGCTGGCACCGAGGCCACCCTCATCAACGTGCAGGGCCTGGCCTACAACGTCACGGACGCGGAGAACGGCGTGCTCAACCCGCTGGGCATCAACTGCCTGCGCTCGCTGCCCGTCTACGGCCGCATCGCCTGGGGCGCCCGCACCACGCGCGGGGCCGACCAGCAGGCCGACGAGTACAAGTACATCCCCATCCGCCGGCTCGCCCTCTTCATCGAGGAGAGCCTCTACCGCGGCACGCAGTGGGTCGTCTTCGAGCCCAATGACGAGCCGCTGTGGTCGCAGATCCGCCTCAACCTCGGCACGTTCATGCACAACCTCTTCCGCCAGGGCGCCTTCCAGGGCAAGTCCCCGCGCGAGGCCTACTTCGTCAAGTGCGACGCCGAGACGACCACGCAGGCGGACATCAACCGGGGCATCGTCAATATCGTCGTCGGCTTCGCGCCGTTGAAGCCCGCCGAGTTCGTCATCATCCAGCTGCAGCAGATCGCCGGTCAGCTCGAGGCCTGA